The proteins below are encoded in one region of Apium graveolens cultivar Ventura chromosome 4, ASM990537v1, whole genome shotgun sequence:
- the LOC141718769 gene encoding putative mitochondrial protein AtMg00310 translates to MVEASEHSTYLGLPNILGRNKSAVLGYLKDKVNSRIRSWDGNFISRAGKEILVKQVAQALPVYAINVFLLPLEITRNIEKCLTKYWWNSGQTNNSKIIWMNWERLSNHKNHGGMGFRNFRDFNNAMLANQLWRLATNPQSLVSRVYKARYFDKTDVLRAEQGHNPSFIWRSLMEAQQVLRQGMRWRVGNGKSIQILDQPWLLTTENPYITTTTAALQGHTVDSLMCMDRMEWDLDVVAGVLNE, encoded by the coding sequence ATGGTGGAGGCGTCAGAGCACTCAACTTATCTGGGATTGCCAAACATCCTTGGCAGGAATAAATCCGCTGTCCTCGGATATTTGAAGGACAAAGTTAATTCAAGAATCCGTAGTTGGGATGGGAATTTTATTTCAAGAGCCGGTAAGGAAATTCTGGTGAAACAAGTGGCCCAAGCTTTACCAGTGTATGCTATAAACGTGTTTCTCTTGCCCTTAGAAATCACGAGGAACATCGAGAAGTGTTTAACAAAATACTGGTGGAACTCCGGGCAAACAAACAACTCGAAAATAATCTGGATGAATTGGGAGAGGCTGTCCAATCATAAGAATCATGGTGGTATGGGTTTTAGGAACTTTCGAGACTTTAATAATGCAATGCTGGCAAATCAATTGTGGAGGTTGGCAACGAATCCTCAGAGCCTAGTTTCAAGAGTCTACAAAGCTAGGTATTTTGACAAAACTGATGTGCTTCGTGCTGAACAAGGCCACAATCCTAGCTTTATTTGGCGGAGTCTTATGGAGGCCCAACAGGTTCTTAGGCAGGGGATGCGATGGAGGGTTGGTAACGGTAAAAGCATTCAAATATTGGACCAGCCTTGGCTACTCACAACAGAAAACCCTTATATCACGACCACTACAGCTGCTTTACAAGGACACACAGTGGACTCTTTGATGTGCATGGATAGAATGGAATGGGATTTGGACGTAGTTGCTGGTGTGCTTAATGAATGA